From Candidatus Sphingomonas colombiensis, one genomic window encodes:
- a CDS encoding GlsB/YeaQ/YmgE family stress response membrane protein produces the protein MHLIIALIVGGIIGWVAGMVMRDQGGIIWNVLIGCVGSIVGRFLFGALSHNSHLTANPFDPMTLLVAFLGAVVLLAVYNLVRRGAVR, from the coding sequence ATGCACCTAATCATCGCGTTGATCGTGGGAGGCATCATCGGTTGGGTCGCCGGAATGGTGATGCGCGACCAGGGAGGGATCATCTGGAACGTGCTGATCGGCTGCGTCGGGTCGATCGTCGGGCGGTTCCTGTTCGGGGCCCTTTCACACAACAGCCACCTGACCGCGAATCCGTTCGATCCGATGACGCTGCTCGTCGCCTTTCTCGGCGCGGTGGTGTTGCTGGCGGTATATAATCTGGTGCGACGCGGCGCGGTGCGCTGA